GTAGCTCAATCAGATGACAGAAATGCAGTAGAAGGATGCTTACTTGTTCATGTAATAGCAAGGGGCAACAAACTTCGCACTAATACGTGGGTTCCCAGAGTCTGCACCAGAGAACCCCCATGCACCACTAGACTCCAACTTGAAAGGCAAAGGTTTGGCTCTATCCCTTTTTCCAGTGACCTATATTAAGCAGAACATAGATCGCAAATAAGATGTTGCATGGTAACACAAAATATGTTAAACTTGTAATTACTGCCGAAAGAGCAAAGTTTTAGAGAACATGAATAATTTCTGGTTTTCAAATTGGATGCCACTTCCCgcccaaaaaaaataacatttcatTTCAGGCATTAACATTCAACAAAAACATTCAAGTTCTGTCATCAATTCAATATATGAACATCCAATATGATTGAAGAATGAAAAAAGGGGTGAAGACACCGGCCTTCTTGTATAGCCTGATgtcatttttaattatttctagtTTGTAATGCTCTCATCTTGATATTTTGTTTTTCAACTGCTTGTTACAACTTGCcataaaaatatcattaaatTTAGTACAAGGCATGACAATCAACGTGCTTCATCAATTCGCTGAAATAGAGATGATGAATAAAGTTACGCACTTACGTTctcacataaaatttttctcACATCCTAAGTTGCTTTTATGTCTATAATTTTAGGCACAAGGTGGTAAAGCATTAGCATGACGGACAGGAGAAAACATAGATAAATGAAACTACGAAACAACTCATCACTTCGCAATgtgtttcaataaaaaaaaaaactaaatatcttGTGAAAGTTTGACATTTTGTTAACCAAGCACATGCAAAtacattaaaatatatagatatgccGGTGCCCCAAGACTCAACCAATAAAAGTTGTCCACGTTACAACCACATTATCGTAACATGTATGAATTTAGCAAAATAATGAACAAACTAAGAGAAGCCACACATTATGAAATTAGCAAAATAATGAACAGATAAAAAGATTCATAGGGAAATCAAGGCATGAAATCGCATCCAATACCGTCAATTCGCAAGCTAAGTACCTTATGGTGAGCAAAATCAATATGGGAAGGATCAGAAACATTCTCCATCAGGGTATCATAGCCATAGAACAGGTCCCTCTGTATCGTCACCGTCGAGAACGATGGATCGTCAAACTCTTCTGGCAACCTAATTATCATCGAAACCAAATATACCCACTCATCAGAACAATAAAAAGCACGAAAAAATTCCacaaaaattatgaattatcAATCCTATGCACCAAGATTTCACATACATAGGGGGCTTCGAAGCTGCGGCCTTTTCCCACCCATTCTCATCCGGCCACACGAACAGCAACCCCTGCGACACGAGAGTAGGGAACCTCGTCACACAAGCCCTCGGCGATCGCACAGCCCGGGCCTCGGGACCCTCAGCCGCCGCCTGCGGGATCAGGACGCACGAACCCGTCCCGTTGAAGGACCACCCGTGGTACGAGCATTGCAAGCACCCGCTCTCGTcgatcctcccctccttaaagaTCCAATTTTTGAATCGAATTGGTCAATTTCCTCCCCCAAAACTTGcagaaccctaaccctaggccggggaaaagagagggagagaggggaagtCGCTTACAGAGAGGGGGGCGAGGCGGTGGGGGCAACGGTCGTCGAACGCGACCCACTGATCGGAGTTGGGGCCACGCCACAGGACGAGGTCGCGGTTGAGGAGTTGGAAGGGGGTAGGGCGGTCGGGGTCGAGGTCCTCGATGAGGGAGACGGGGTACCAGTGGTCTCGCCATGAGAATTTCtccgaggaggaagaggacgatgtttcggcctcctccgcctcttctAGGGTTTCCTGGGCCGCTTCTTCGTCGGAGATCGGGATGGGTGCGGTGGGGGACGTGGGCGCCGCCACCCGGAGCGGCGGAGcacggcggctgcggcggcggcggcggtggtgtggaggaggaagaggaagaagaggagggggagagaggagagggggatTGGGGTGGAGAGAGGGGGAGTGGGAGCGTGGGAGAGGGAGAAGTGAGAAAAAAGATACCGTAGCCATTTGTGGGGGATTTGGAGGAGGGAGAGTCGCTTATTGGAGGAAGCCTATGcatagtatataaatataatatttaatatttatttattataagggttgcttaaatattaatttgagtAAATTTTAATCAGCTCTCCTATACTGTTTATGATGATTAGCAAATTGCCTataattatgtaattttatttttgtttctttgagaGATTCtggtaattaaaataataaaattatatattttgtatactttttctttctattttgctTCTGTTTGCATTATAATATTTTCTGTTAGCAAATGAATTTCGAATTTAAACTCACATAGAGTTAGATCTTCCATATCTAATAACATAAGGTTGAAGAAGGAATCCCAAATTTAAGGTCAtatagagtttgattttttaaattttcgacTAATACTCATATATTTAAGTATTAATTGTTATTATGATTAACATGAGAttcataaaatattaacaaaagaaAGCATGCAAAAAAACatattcataaataaaattaagttattgtttgataaaaaataaatttattaacccCACATGATGctacataattatttataattaattatagctAGGAGTAAATcaatccaaaatttttaaatgaatatGATGTAAGTCATTTTTGACATAATTCATTATGTTATAGGAAAAAACATGATACTGATAATTTTGAAGAGGCACGTTTGAAATTGCCATTTTATATGAAACCAAAATAAATTGTAGGATAAGATATAATACTTTAGCttatagaagtttttttttgagagatagatagcacgctacccgcttcgtttattttatttagaaataaacttagctggaaatgtgaatcaactaggattcgaatctgggtttcgggtaccaactaccaagctctttgccacttgctctagagacggttggTTTTAGCTGATAGAAGTTAACATAATACAGATGGACTAAATCAAGTTTACATGTATTGATCTTAATCTGATgcaaacaataataattttggTGGAAGTGACCAACCGTCCCtatagcaagtggcaaagaatttgatggttgatatccgagacccaaatttaAATCCcacagctaaatttatttctaaataaaataaacgaaataaatagcatcctctctatctctcaaaaaagaaaaaaaaaaatttggtggaaGTGAGGTTGCGTGTTGGGGTTGGAATTTGGGTAGGTTGGAGAAGTTGAAGAAAACGAAGAATAGAAGAGTTTAGAAGGAGTATGATAGTACGAAGAAGTAGGCAGCTTGAATTGTGCCACACTCCATCAAAACATGTGGTGGGAGCTGATGTTGCGGGACACAAGCATTTTTAGTGTATTTCTAGTTCCCAAGTTTGAACAGAGAAAACAGCGATGGGGGAGATGCACCCGCCAATAATAGGACAAAAAAGTTTTGTAGACATATACTCCCCAATATTTGAGAATTGTCTGAAGGGTTCTTCAACGTTCATAGCACAAGGTAGTAAAAGATTTAATGATTAATTTCGaagtttcaaattcaaagtttaaatgtTTTATATTTGCAGCTAAGATTAAAAATACTAACACAATGATTTGTttgacaccaaaaaaaaaaaaaaaatcaagaaaataaatttttaagaaaataacaTTCGGTTTAGAATTTATGCATAGGAAAAGGTTTAAATGCAACAGTTATAtgaataatatgatattttctGCCAATCAAATTGCTCTTTTATAATTCACTCATCCCATCatagtttttagaaaaaaatgggcaaaattataaaaaatactcTTGTAAATATTggttttttaacttttcattcTTGACCTccaaaaaatctatattttacttcCTTCAAGAAGGTACGGCATTAACGAAGAGGGCAAACTAACCAAATTGTCTTTATATCttctataaagaaaaataaaattttaatatatttttgtcatttcaaattttaaattttaaatttcaaatttcaaatttcaaaatttaaattttcaatttagcttttaaattaaaagtttaaatttaaatttaaaatttaaaagctaaattaaaattttaaattttccaattttaaattttaaattttaactttgaaatttaaaaattaaatttagatttaaacatttaaattttaaaattattttttaaattaaaatatcaaattttaaattttgtacacttttgaaaattaaaaattttaattttaattcaaatttaaatttaaaatttaaattattttaaaataaaatttaataaaaatattaatttatgcaaacaataaaaattttttttaccaaatagttttataaaatcacttcagaaaaatcatttttatctaaactcagccaaacactctacaacttttaaccaaaatcacttctccaaaccaaaattaaTTCTGCAAAAAACACTTTTCTAGAATCTAAGCCAAACAAACCCAAATATACATCATACATATGAAAGAGAGTCTAGCTACTATACTCTCGAGCATAGACCcttttcatactcataagttattttttgatGATGAACGAACGATCAAACTTGAAGaaccttctaaaaataaatgaattttttaattcaagacCGAAgttactaatttttatttaaataataaataaaattttctgtcaaaaattcaataaattttgattcttttacatctCTAAATTAGCAACCATTCCATATCGGT
This genomic interval from Ananas comosus cultivar F153 linkage group 8, ASM154086v1, whole genome shotgun sequence contains the following:
- the LOC109713682 gene encoding pheophorbide a oxygenase, chloroplastic; this encodes MATVSFFSLLPLPRSHSPSLHPNPPLLSPPPLLPLPPPHHRRRRRSRRAPPLRVAAPTSPTAPIPISDEEAAQETLEEAEEAETSSSSSSEKFSWRDHWYPVSLIEDLDPDRPTPFQLLNRDLVLWRGPNSDQWVAFDDRCPHRLAPLSEGRIDESGCLQCSYHGWSFNGTGSCVLIPQAAAEGPEARAVRSPRACVTRFPTLVSQGLLFVWPDENGWEKAAASKPPMLPEEFDDPSFSTVTIQRDLFYGYDTLMENVSDPSHIDFAHHKVTGKRDRAKPLPFKLESSGAWGFSGADSGNPRISAKFVAPCYYMNKIEIDTKLPFVGDQKWVIWICSFNIPMAPGKTRSIVCSARNFFQFSMPGPAWWQLVPRWHEHWTSNKVYDGDMIVLQGQEKIFLSKSAESSADVNQQYTKITFTPTQADRLVLAFRNWLRRFGNNQPEWFGVPNRQALPSTVLSKRQMLDRFEQHTLKCSSCKAAYNNFQTFQKIFIGATVLFCATAGIPSTIQLRLLIAGAALLSASLAYALHELQKNFIFVDYVHAEID